Part of the Sphingomonadaceae bacterium OTU29LAMAA1 genome, CGAACCATTGTTCGGGCAATTGCGGCGTCACCGGCATCCGTCCGCCCCACAGCAACGACAGCCGCACACGCCATTGCGCGAAATTGGGGAAACTGACGAACGCCTGTCTTCCGATCCGCAGCAGATGGTCGAGCACCACGTCGGGGGCACGCGCCGTCTGCAACGTCTGGCTGAGGATCGCATAGTCGAAGCTCTGATCGGGATAACCGGCGAGGTCGACGTCGGCGTCCCCCTGAATCACCGACAGCCCGCGCGAAACCGCGGCGGCGACGTTGCCCGCATCGATCTCCAGCCCGCGCGCATCGCAACCGCGGCGGTCGCGCAACGCCGCCATCAGCGCGCCGTCGCCGCACCCGACATCGAGCACGCGCGATCCCGGCGCGACGTGATCGGCGATCACGGACAGGTCGGGGCGCAGGCTCATGGCGCAGCCCGCAGCATCGCCGCCGCCTCCGCCGACAATCGCTCCATGTACCGATCGGGTCGCAGCGGCGGGTGAAACCCTAGCGTCGCGTACACGCCGTGCGCATCGGCCGTCACGAGCGCGATACGGCGTATCCCGGCAAAACGCGGGTGATCGACGAACCATTGCACCATCCGCCGGCCCAGCCCCTGCCCGCGCGCCGGCGCATCGATCCACACGTCGGCGATCCAGGCGAAGGTCGCATGGTCGGT contains:
- a CDS encoding GNAT family N-acetyltransferase, which codes for MIDLDDDSARLDVARVHGWLASSYWSPDIDRSLVERAIAGSHCLGAYRDGEQIGYARAITDHATFAWIADVWIDAPARGQGLGRRMVQWFVDHPRFAGIRRIALVTADAHGVYATLGFHPPLRPDRYMERLSAEAAAMLRAAP
- the metW gene encoding methionine biosynthesis protein MetW, translated to MSLRPDLSVIADHVAPGSRVLDVGCGDGALMAALRDRRGCDARGLEIDAGNVAAAVSRGLSVIQGDADVDLAGYPDQSFDYAILSQTLQTARAPDVVLDHLLRIGRQAFVSFPNFAQWRVRLSLLWGGRMPVTPQLPEQWFDTPNIHHVTIDDFRAFLKSRHVVVGGAWFLSGDRQRSAAAANLLAQHAVFLLRR